One Lachancea thermotolerans CBS 6340 chromosome F complete sequence DNA window includes the following coding sequences:
- the SPT6 gene encoding chromatin-remodeling histone chaperone SPT6 (similar to uniprot|P23615 Saccharomyces cerevisiae YGR116W SPT6 Essential protein that interacts with histones and is involved in nucleosome disassembly and reassembly during transcription elongation), which translates to MSSEEIKRADDPVVDDNVDGDKAPSDEEEGEDVFDSSEEDEDLDEDEEEAQKVREGFIVDDDEEGRASAGRKRSKKHKRRTREDEDDRLSEDDLDLLMENAGVKRAPSPDKSKAKFKRLKRAGDDSEEPSGDSASRGAKATSRFDDFFSDDEEEVPTRDEATGAGEGTTGGNRNAEVGTIDELDDFIEEDEFSDEDEETRQQRVQEHKMLREQRMKQPVQITGLSSEKIDEMYDIFGDGHDYDWALEVENEDVEGADAAESAERTEDGDFDAAGGESKKPKITLQDIYDLQDLKKNLLTEEDMVIRRADIPERYQELRAGMKNYGNLSSEDQEAEKNWISSKLSLDKNFDPEYDLTEFKEAVGNAIRFVSKENLEVPFIYAYRRNYISSKEKDGFVLNEDDLWEIVHMDSEFHSIIYKRDYVKKFYEQLGVQDPVVDEYFKNQGSSMTELTSLQDIYNYLEFKFAREINEALLAQSSGSTKKHMKNSSYEKFKSSPLYSAVSQIGITSDQIGENIHSEHQIHPVVDHPDQKPQDIIEDLLANSSADLQAFSSNHKLALETVQKYYSLEIANNPKVREKVRADFYKYYIVDVVLSVKGKKEIQRGSPYEDIKYAINRTPAHFRREPEVFLRMLEAESLHLMSIKIHMSSQTQYCDHLFQTALDTTNTSEIATEWNNFRKAAFFTALEKIFLEISQEIKDDLKKDCQRLVSKSVRHRFMTKLDQAPFIPNPRDPKIPRVLAITCGLGHFGKDAIIAVYVNRKTDYVRDYKIVENPFDRHNPEKFEETLDNIIQTCQPNAIGINGPNPKTQRLLRKIQEVIQKKQIVDNRGHNIPVIYVEDEIATRYQTSERGIQEYPNKPPLVKYCIGLARYMHSPLLEYVNLTPDELMSLSIHPSQSLLTRENFMKALETSFVDLVNLVGVEVNKATDSAYYARCLQYISGLGKRKATDFLESLQRLNEPLLARQQLITHNILHKTIFMNSAGFLYISWNQKNQRYEDLEHDQLDSTRIHPEDYHLATKVAADALEYDPDAIAEKEDQGTMSEFIEILREDPECKSKLESLNLEAYAEELEKNTGQKKLNNLNTIVLELLNGFEELRNDFHPLHGDEVFTTLTGETDKTFFKGCIVPVKVERFRHSDIICTTNSQVECIVNAQRHAGAQLKRPASEIYEISKTYPAKVIFIDYENISAEVSLLDHDVKHQYVPVHYSKDPSVWDLKQELEDAEEEKQIAMREARAKRTHRVINHPYYFPFNGKQAEDYLRSKERGDFLIRQSSRGDDHLSITWKLDKDLFQHVDILEQEKENPLALGRVLIVEGQVYHDLDQIIVEYLQNKVRLLNEITSNEKFKKGTKREVTKFIEDYSKVNPNRSVYYFSFNYEHPGWFYLMFKINAQSNLYTWNVKLTHTGFFLVNYNYPTVIQLCNGFKTLLKTSNRGQRSGAATGNAPAAAAGAAGGYYGY; encoded by the coding sequence ATGTCCAGCGAGGAAATAAAGAGGGCCGATGACCCGGTTGTGGACGATAATGTGGACGGCGATAAAGCCCCTagtgatgaagaagaaggcgaagaCGTCTTTGACTCCTCTgaggaagatgaagacCTagacgaagatgaggaagaagctcaaaaagtgCGTGAAGGCTTCATTGTcgacgacgatgaggaGGGGCGTGCTTCTGCCGGcaggaaaagaagcaagaagCATAAAAGGCGGACAAGagaggatgaagacgacAGACTTTCAGAGGACGACCTTGACCTGCTTATGGAAAATGCCGGCGTTAAAAGGGCGCCCAGCCCTGATAAGTCCAaagccaagttcaagcggTTGAAGCGTGCTGGAGACGACAGCGAAGAACCCTCTGGCGATTCCGCTTCCAGAGGAGCTAAGGCCACATCTCGATTCGATGATTTCTTTTcagatgacgaagaagaagtacCCACAAGAGATGAAGCTACTGGAGCCGGCGAAGGTACCACGGGGGGCAATAGAAACGCTGAAGTTGGGACCATTGACGAACTCGACGActttattgaagaagacgagttCTccgacgaagatgaagaaacGAGACAACAGAGAGTCCAAGAGCATAAGATGCTACGCGAGCAAAGAATGAAGCAACCAGTTCAAATCACTGGTTTGTCATCCGAGAAAATAGACGAAATGTATGATATATTCGGTGACGGACACGACTACGATTGGGCTCTGGAAGTCGAGAACGAAGATGTAGAGGGCGCAGATGCTGCAGAATCAGCTGAAAGAACAGAGGATGGAGATTTCGACGCTGCGGGGGGCGAAtccaaaaagcccaaaatcACGCTCCAGGATATCTACGATCTCCAGGATCTAAAAAAGAACTTACTCACGGAAGAAGATATGGTTATCAGGAGAGCTGACATTCCTGAAAGATACCAAGAGCTAAGAGCAGGTATGAAAAACTATGGGAACTTGAGCTCAGAAGACCAAGAGGCAGAGAAAAACTGGATAAGCAGCAAATTGTCGTTAGACAAGAACTTTGATCCCGAGTACGACCTTACCGAGTTCAAGGAAGCTGTAGGTAATGCCATAAGATTTGTGAGTAAAGAGAATTTGGAAGTACCGTTCATTTACGCGTATCGTCGTAACTACATTTCCTCCAAGGAGAAGGACGGCTTTGTTCTGAATGAGGATGACCTATGGGAAATTGTTCACATGGACTCAGAGTTCCACAGTATAATCTACAAAAGAGATTATGTTAAGAAGTTCTATGAGCAGCTCGGGGTCCAAGATCCCGTTGTCGAtgaatatttcaaaaaccaaggTTCGTCAATGACAGAATTGACCTCTTTACAAGACATCTACAACTACTTGGAATTCAAATTTGCTCGTGAAATTAACGAAGCATTATTGGCTCAAAGTAGTGGCTccaccaagaagcacaTGAAGAACTCAAGTTACGAGAAGTTCAAATCCAGTCCTCTGTACAGCGCTGTGAGTCAAATCGGTATCACATCGGACCAGATCGGTGAGAACATTCACTCAGAACACCAGATTCACCCTGTTGTTGACCACCCGGATCAAAAGCCTCAGGACATAATTGAGGACTTGCTGGCAAACTCGAGTGCCGATTTACAAGCcttctcttcaaatcaCAAGTTGGCGCTCGAAACTGTTCAGAAGTACTACTCTCTGGAAATAGCGAACAATCCTAAGGTTAGAGAAAAGGTTAGAGCAGACTTCTACAAGTACTACATTGTTGATGTCGTTTTGTCGGTCAAGGGTAAAAAAGAGATACAAAGGGGATCTCCTTACGAAGATATCAAATATGCAATCAACAGAACTCCCGCTCATTTCAGAAGGGAGCCTGaggtgtttttgagaatgCTCGAAGCGGAATCTCTGCATTTGATGTCTATCAAAATCCACATGTCTTCTCAAACACAATACTGTGATCATTTGTTTCAGACTGCATTGGACACAACAAATACTTCTGAAATTGCAACTGAATGGAACAACTTCCGTAAGGCCGCTTTTTTCACAGCGCTGGAAAAGATATTCTTGGAGATTAGTCAAGAAATAAAAGacgatttgaaaaaagactGCCAAAGACTGGTTTCCAAGAGCGTTCGCCATAGGTTTATGACTAAGCTTGACCAAGCGCCCTTTATTCCAAATCCTCGTGACCCAAAAATCCCAAGAGTTTTGGCAATAACTTGTGGCCTGGGCCACTTTGGCAAGGATGCAATTATTGCTGTCTACGTTAATAGAAAGACTGATTACGTGAGGGATTACAAAATCGTGGAAAACCCTTTCGATAGGCACAACCCAGAGAAATTTGAGGAAACACTTGATAACATCATACAAACGTGTCAGCCTAATGCTATTGGTATCAATGGGCCtaatccaaaaactcagCGCTTGCTGcgaaaaattcaagaagttatccaaaagaagcaaattgTTGATAACAGAGGACACAACATTCCTGTGATATatgttgaagatgagattGCTACACGTTACCAGACTTCTGAGCGTGGTATTCAGGAGTACCCTAACAAACCTCCGCTGGTGAAGTATTGTATAGGCCTGGCGAGGTACATGCACTCCCCTCTTTTGGAATATGTTAATCTAACACCTGATGAACTGATGTCGCTGTCAATACATCCAAGCCAATCTCTTCTTACCCGGGAAAATTTCATGAAAGCCTTGGAGActtcttttgttgatttgGTGAATTTGGTTGGTGTTGAGGTGAACAAAGCGACTGATAGCGCATACTACGCGAGATGCCTGCAGTATATTTCTGGGCTCGGGAAGCGTAAAGCGACGGACTTTTTAGAGTCTCTGCAGAGACTCAATGAACCCCTTCTTGCCCGGCAACAGCTGATCACGCATAACATCTTGCACAAGACAATTTTCATGAATTCTGCCGGTTTCCTCTACATCTCTTGGAACCAAAAGAATCAAAGATATGAGGATCTCGAGCACGACCAGCTCGATAGCACAAGAATCCACCCAGAGGATTACCATCTTGCCACGAAGGTTGCTGCAGACGCACTAGAATACGACCCTGATGCTATCGCAGAGAAGGAGGACCAGGGAACTATGAGCGAGTTCattgaaattttgagaGAAGACCCGGAATGCAAGAGCAAATTGGAGTCGCTCAACTTGGAGGCATATGCCGAGGAGCTCGAAAAAAACACAgggcaaaagaagctcaacaacttgaaCACTATTGTCTTGGAGTTGTTGAACGGCTTTGAGGAATTGCGGAATGACTTCCATCCTCTCCACGGCGACGAGGTCTTTACCACGCTAACTGGTGAGACAGACAaaacctttttcaagggtTGCATTGTTCCCGTCAAGGTCGAGCGCTTCAGGCACAGCGACATCATATGTACCACAAACTCCCAAGTTGAGTGTATCGTGAACGCACAACGCCATGCGGGGGCACAGCTCAAACGGCCAGCTTCCGAAATCTATGAAATCAGCAAGACTTACCCCGCTAAAGTCATCTTTATTGACTACGAGAACATCAGCGCTGAAGTGTCGTTGCTAGACCACGACGTGAAACACCAATACGTTCCAGTTCACTATAGCAAGGACCCATCGGTGTGGGACCTCAAGCAGGAGCTCGAAGACGCGgaagaggaaaaacaaattgCGATGCGCGAAGCCCGTGCGAAGCGGACACACAGGGTTATCAATCACCCTTACTACTTCCCCTTCAACGGGAAGCAAGCTGAAGACTACCTGAGAAGCAAAGAGCGTGGTGACTTTTTGATCCGGCAATCGTCCCGGGGTGATGACCACCTGTCGATCACATGGAAGCTGGACAAGGATCTGTTCCAGCACGTCGACATTCTGGAGCAGGAGAAGGAAAACCCATTGGCGCTGGGTCGCGTGTTGATTGTAGAAGGCCAAGTCTACCATGATCTGGACCAAATTATCGTGGAGTACCTGCAGAACAAGGTGAGACTCCTGAATGAGATCACGTCTaatgaaaagttcaagaagggTACGAAGAGAGAGGTCACCAAGTTCATTGAGGACTACTCAAAGGTCAATCCTAACAGGTCGGTTTACTACTTCAGTTTCAACTACGAGCACCCAGGCTGGTTCTACTTGATGTTCAAGATCAATGCTCAAAGCAACCTTTACACCTGGAACGTCAAGCTCACCCACACGGGTTTCTTCCTGGTTAACTACAACTATCCGACCGTGATCCAGTTGTgcaatggcttcaaaactCTGCTGAAGACCAGCAACAGAGGCCAGAGATCGGGCGCTGCTACCGGCAACGCCCCTGCTGCCGCAGcaggtgctgctggtggGTACTACGGGTACTAG
- a CDS encoding KLTH0F14058p (some similarities with uniprot|P40433 Saccharomyces cerevisiae YIL107C PFK26 6-phosphofructo-2-kinase): MTEKAVIVMVGLPARGKSYIAQRIVSYYRSAYGDGGGCRLFNAGKERRFLAADAQDAPPHPALYRTVTHQPHQPRHPGDSAEIDDDLSGAEAEVGTGPAPPQTLFDTQNDDAVRARDQIALATVQKMCVWLQSDNAHRVAIFDATNTTAARRAMVVDTIRLHTSGQTPVIFIESICTDAEVIHQNIVHKVRHSPDYLEDPDKHWCYLDFKTRLENYERIYEPCDLAAEFPQQEFSESLALLRVVNQGAKIQLQGQASPAHESTLMCLLHGIYHNTLDAATFLPLALDTITKARSACSSTSSSLFSLSSLMLSSNATEEERVRESVDEAAASDPKPPNRALEQELELILSGAASRAEQGSLRRDAND; the protein is encoded by the coding sequence ATGACAGAAAAAGCTGTCATTGTAATGGTGGGGCTGCCGGCGCGAGGGAAGTCATACATTGCACAACGGATCGTCTCGTACTACCGCTCGGCCTATGGCGACGGCGGGGGCTGTCGGCTGTTCAACGCGGGAAAAGAGCGTCGTTTTCTGGCCGCGGACGCTCAGGATGCGCCACCACACCCCGCCCTGTATCGCACAGTGACACACCAGCCGCATCAGCCGCGCCATCCGGGTGACAGTGCCGAAATAGATGATGACCTTAGTGGCGCTGAAGCAGAAGTCGGCACCGGCCCGGCGCCACCGCAGACACTGTTCGACACACAGAACGACGACGCGGTGCGCGCCAGGGACCAGATCGCGCTCGCCACTGTGCAAAAGATGTGCGTGTGGCTCCAGTCCGACAACGCGCACCGTGTCGCCATTTTCGACGCCACCAACACTACGGCAGCCCGGAGGGCAATGGTCGTCGACACCATCCGTCTGCACACGTCGGGACAGACCCCCGTTATATTTATTGAAAGCATCTGCACGGACGCGGAGGTTATCCACCAAAACATTGTACACAAGGTGCGCCACTCGCCGGACTACTTGGAGGATCCGGACAAACACTGGTGCTACCTTGATTTCAAGACGCGGCTTGAAAACTACGAGCGGATCTACGAGCCCTGTGACCTTGCGGCAGAGTTTCCGCAACAGGAGTTCTCTGAGtctcttgctcttcttcgggTTGTCAACCAAGGCGCCAAGATACAGCTACAGGGCCAAGCCTCGCCTGCGCACGAAAGCACGCTCATGTGTCTCTTGCACGGTATTTACCACAACACGCTGGATGCAGCGACCTTCCTCCCGCTTGCACTCGACACTATCACGAAGGCTCGGTCCGCGTGCTCCTccacttcttcttcgctcttTTCACTCTCGAGCCTAATGCTTTCCAGTAACGCGACTGAGGAGGAGAGGGTTCGAGAATCTGTGGACGAGGCCGCTGCCAGCGACCCTAAGCCCCCGAACCGGGCGCTTGAGCAGGAATTGGAACTGATCCTATCCGGCGCAGCCTCTCGGGCTGAGCAAGGATCTTTACGACGAGACGCCAACGATTAA